The sequence below is a genomic window from Glycine max cultivar Williams 82 chromosome 20, Glycine_max_v4.0, whole genome shotgun sequence.
acaataacttaaaaggAGAAAACGACGAGATTATAAAATTCGCAGGTAGCATAGTATATATCAAATATAAGAGTTAAATGCTCAATagcattcttttattttatcaaacgCTGTTTTAGTTGTTTTGTTTGGGGCGTAAGCCCCTTCATTCCAAAAAATAGCATTCTTGTCTAACTGAATGAAAGCCCGCCCTTTAATAAGAAAGTGTTCATGATACTCCTAAGatatagttttattaatattgaaaatttgaGTGCATTTCTGATTGGGCTAGTAACATGTGGTTACCCACCACTCATTTGAAAACATgtcatgagattttttttttctgatattgatatgaaattatttcataaaagtaataattaatttttgttagaaatCACAAGGGCACGGATCTATGTCATGAGATTTCTGCAATACAATTTGAAAATCTGCTTTACATTCACATTTTGAAGATGCCCTTTTCCTCTGTTCTTTTGAAAGTTCTGTAACTTTCAACGGACTCTACCACCaggatagaaaaaaaatctaatataattaaaatttcattttgctTAATAAATATACCTTTTTCAAATTGAGAATCCAAGTTGAAGTGTATTAAAATTCATGGAAAAGAGATagaaggaagagagaagagaatctTAATATTACTGTATAATACTTAAAATGAgcaaatcaatttttatatgagtacattaaatcttatataattaaacttttaactAAATTGAAACTAACTAAACTAAATTATAACtgattaaattaataactaactaattaattttatctctaataaaGTGTATATCTCTTATAAAAGAAATGTGCCACTTCCTcacttgagaaaaaaaatttgaccAACAAAACGTATACTCGTACAGTATTGGTGCTCTTCTTAGAATTTATAACTTGTAAACTTCatctaaaaaaatcatacacTTCAGATTCTCGTCAAAAGGTATAACATTTGTTTCCTCTAGATTTTCAGCACCTCAACTGTTCCTTGGCAACCATTCACCGGAAAATTCTCTTCAATAGGCAATTCATCCACCATACTAATAACAATCTCCGaataaaaacaacacaaaaaatattattaaatgttaAGAAAATAGAGACAGAATTCCATCaggaatataatataaaatagaacAAGTTCTAAGAAAAGCTATTAGAATTAAATTATCTACTACTATTATCGTTACCGTACCATTTTAGAAATAATGGAAAACATACACAAGcctattgaaatttttaaaaaagtaaacatttttttttaaaatatggacAAAGATATTAACCACCTCCCCcccaccccaaaaaaataaataaataaagaaggaacgggtataaagagaaaaaaagaaaagagggcAAATAGAATCtgccaaaatttaaaattgggaAAGAAACAACCAAATAGAGAAAGCAAGTAATAGATTctgagaaaatagaaaaagaaagagagggaTATATATTTCTTTGCCCACGTTCTTATGTGATGTGGCGATAAAGTTGCTATTTTATTTAGTTCTTTACAAGTTTTACACAATAAAAACCAGTGAAGGCGCGGAGAATCACTACATCTAACAGCGCCAGTATCAAGAAGGTATTTTTGCCTCTAGAAGTTCAACTTAAATTTAACCGCTTTATTGGTTGATGCTAACCTGTATTTGACGTTAGTACATTTACCAAAatgaataatacaaaataaataaacaactgCTTATTTATGTGAATTCAATTCATTGACTATGTATCTTAAAATACAGCGTTACATTGTAATcagaacattaaaaaaaatctaacaagataatttgattgaatttatgCAACTATAGACATATACCAAAAATTTAGAACCACGCAATACAGTAGCCACGAATTATAGCAGCTCTCTACTTCTGGCATTAGCAAGATCCCATTTCCTTGACCCAAATGACACGCGAACTGGAATCTGTCATCAACACTACTTTTGCTCATCAATCTGTTGTCAAGTTTACTCATACTTACACTGTGGgcatatatatattcacaatcGTTTCCAAGCCaaatatgataaaatgaagtTAATCACGGCAGTCGACATTTAGAATCCTCATCTCATACTTTATTGAACCATTTGCTCCAGATGTTTAGCATCTTTGGAGTTGAAGCTGCCAAATATGATTCTAATGTTGCTCTATGTGAGTGGTGCCATGAATAAAAGGTGTGGGGGGCTGAGAAGGTTTCATGAGATATTACACTTTATGGTAACAAGACTTTGAAAAGAGCAACTGGGATGCCTTTCGATCATTGGGCCATTATGAATCTGATCTGGGAGCTGTAAAAGATGAAAGAAGACCAGCTGCATGAGCAGGTAGAATATCTCCAAATGAGGACATGGCAGCAGCAGATCTATCCTTAAAAATGCCAACTTGACCATCAGTTAGTATGGATCCCAGTTTAAAAGTACTCTCCCCGAACCTGCTTCCAAcctagaaaaagaataaaaatagtatCAAGTACCCACAAAACTATGCAATCAAACCACGTATTCTAAATCAGATTTTAGATATAAGAATGGAGATGTATCAGTATACAAATGCATGTAAGGAAAAGGTGTTATATAATTCAGTCATCACATGGGACATTACTCCCAATATTAACATATATGCAGCTAATATTGTAAATAACGTACATGGAAATCTACTTGGTCAAGCATTACGATGATATATGCTCAAACACAGCATGAGAAGAAATCATTACCAATATTCTGCTACAATTGTAAGGAATTTGCTCAACATATCAAGGAACCAATTATAATTGAATGGATAACCTTTTCCTGGCTAGAGCAACACATGATATAAGTACTAGGAGAAGGAGATAAAAGTTTTATGTGGTCTAAGAATTTGTAAGACTCAGTATTAATTCCGTCAAATACTGCAGGAGAGCAGtccaaatataaaaactaaggTATTATTTAGATTTTGGTCAATATAGTACCCCCAATAATCATTTGGCTTATGGACTGTAGTTACATTAAACAGTTGTCCACAGTGTTGCAAAAATGGATAAGACTTGAGAGTTCACTGCAGTGTTGTGCCATACATGTGTGATATGCAAAAGCATGACGTTTTGGGGAGTGGGGTATCAAATTATCATAATTTCTTAGTTACAGAATATGACAATGTCCAAAATTAAATTGCAATAAGACAAGAAATAGTACCAAAATTTGATGATACCTGCATAAAAGACTTCAGTAATGGTGCCGCCACCCCCAGACTTGAACTGTCATCCAAATTTATCTTTTGAGAAAGTTCTCCATTTGTAATTGAATTCCACGAACTTCTTGAAGAGATTTCACTTGATGATGGAGTAAAGGCCTTCTTTGTCCCTCTAGAGGACAATGCTGGAGCACTGGATTCACCAAGAGGTAAGTTTGTAAATAAGACATGACATTTAGAGTATCAATCACTAGCTTCAGAATGTACATTAGTAGGTTTCCTAGCAAAATTGCTCATAAAAGTAGTCATTGAATAAACCATTGTATTTAagctaatttaaattaaatacatagaataatggtaaaagaaaaaaacacagaaCCATGCATTATGAATATGAAATGAcagacaaaacaaataaaatacaagATGTGACTAACCTGATGGGGAGGTATTTAAACCGGGGAACTGTAGAACACCTCAGAATATTAGATTCTGAATTAGTAGGCAGTTTCTGAACAGTATCTGTGTACATACGGTTGAGTTGTACAAAGAAACCAAAGAGAACAGCATGTCGTAGGTAAGACTGTCTCTCATTCTCCCAGAGATATGGCTCATACCTTTAACATAAAGAAAGAAGATCAGAGATGACAGTGCAGAAATTACTAGAAGTCTAGAAGTACAAAATCATTACACACTGCCAATTTAACCCTTTGCAAGTGATGCATGCTACAAATTCTCTCTAAccatgaattttgcagcaaaatcCACCATTGCAAAAATTCTGGGGCCTAAGTATGTTATGTAGATCTGCTCCTGCTTGAGCATGCAATATGGGATGGTCGTTGCTTGAAATGAATTATGGCATCTTTGAAATTCATGATCAGTGCACATGCACAGCCTTGAGATGTCATTTCTATAAGTAATCTATTTCACTCAATCTTTGgaaatttttgtgttttggagagtttttttccttttcttattttcttctaaattaaactaatttggttatttcctttaatttttaatcattacatAAGCCAACTGTTGATGGATTGCACATCTTGTGTTCCTACCACATACTAAAACAAAGGAACAACTTGATCGGAAGAATGAGACTTACGTAAGCCAGTCTATGGGATCCAGTTTCTGAGAAAGACGATTTAACAATTGATTTGAACGTTCTCTAATGGCTGAGGTTGTCAAACTTTGGTCCTGCTTCCTTCTGCCAGGTAGCTTTGCTTTTGGGTTACTAGATAATTCCCCAACCATGTTTGAATCACCACCAGAGAGAACATCAGTagcaaatttgaaatttaacaaaacctgCAAGACTCCTTTTTCTGACACTTGATGAACACCACTCTCTGCAGTGGAAAGAAAGTCCTCAAAGATTCCAGTAACCtgtataataaaatagttattgtAGATGTACATGCAGGAAAGAACATAGCAACACAGTCATTTGAAACAATAatacatgataaattgataaGCCATTGCTTAAAAAATTGCATCAAAACATTAAACAAATCAGGATGAACAGGCTGGGTGTCCAAATGACACTTTGGTCATAGCAATATTTTCTTGTACTTGTattcattgtaaaataaaaactgCAACGCAGTGTGTTTCATTTGCACTGGGATTTAACCTAACAATTTTTAAGGGATAAGCTGCTGCCTTACCTCATCAGTTTCAACAGTTGGCTTTCTTAGGCAATTTTCTTCAATATACATAGAAAGGGGTGGAGTGCTATTATGAGCCagtttttattgttgtttgactAAGAGATatgcaagtattttttttttgtactttaactgtcaccaagtttttaattaattccaaaaaaaagttaaaggaaataaataaataacaaaaagataGAAACTAGTAATTTAATGATATATTGATAAAAACCTTGGGAGAACCACATCCAAGGCCTTGAAACTCAACACCAAAATTCCATACGATGCAATTGCATTCCCAACATATATCTATAAGCAAAACTTTGTTTTACTTTTAGGCCACATACTGCAgaagaaaacaataatttaatgatacatttatatttttcaatgtttttcttGTAGAAAAGTTTTCCACAGCATTTGGTTTACATCAAGAATAAGAACCCAAGCATTGCAAAGGCCACACTATTGTTTAATTATCCATAGCTCCCTTGTAAAAGCATATGATGCTAGCCGTCAAAATTATGCTAATAAGAAAAAAGTGAGGTTACTTTCACACCCATGCTTGGATTCACTGATTCACTCTCATTTAATTCAAAGTATACGAAGAAATTTTTGGCCTTGTAGATTTCAGGAACTTTCATATCCCATTTGAGTACCAAAACACCGGTTCAACTATACTCATAGGCACCAGAATGCAAAGATAAATGATGAAATCAAAAGGATTTAGCATATCAAATGGTgtttaaaggacctcattgaaacagaatctttctattttttcaattcTCCTTTGGCGACTAACCAATAATCCATTCAGGGTCTTAATAACTTGATTTCAATTACTTTCTACAGGGGTGGGTTTGGAGATAGGATGATTATCTCTGTTACTCTGAGATCCTAGTGGCAAGAGCACAACTCAAGtgtaacaataaatttttatgatgAATTAATTCAGCATGAATTCAAGAATACCAACTACTCTGACATGAATTTAACAAAGACTACACTACCTAAAGTTTTAAGTGAGCTGACATAGAAAACAGCATACTTGACACTATGAATCATTTAAACTTCTGTTTATTCTTAACATGGGATCCAAATATTGCAGAGAGATTAGGAAGTCTTGCCACATTTTCAGATCACTTATCATTGTTTTGTgtcttatgtttttatattactgatttactcttttattttcaatgaaacctCATTTTCTATAGATAACCAAAAGGAAAgacagaaaataaattaaagagagaCAGAGTCATGTTAGTAGACATGAAAATCAAGCAGGCTAACACATCCACAGGAAAACCTACCTTTTCCAGTAGCCTTGATGCAAGTTTATGCAAAATCTTCTTGTCAAGTACATGACCTCCAACTCTATGAACTTCTTCACAAGCTCTAAATAGAAATGAGATGATATACAGAGAAGGCATAGATGGAAGAGATATTTTCATATCTGATTGGTTCTCATCGGACTGATCTTGCTTGACAATGATATCCTCCCAGCCCTGTTCAGACaagcaaaaaattaacaacCTTCAACATTAAAGGCTATAACTTGGTCAGCAAATCACCAATACAAGGTCCCACCAAAGAAATAACAGGTTAAAAACAATATCAAACAAAGACAATGCTTCAGGTTGATGGCATCTACTATCctttcaaaaaggaaaacagaAGTTAAGCTGGTTCTATATTTAAAGGCCACAAGTTTTCATTTGACATATGACCAACAGTTGAAGATTGAAGATTAATACCCACAAGATTCATTAATATATTAGTTGCAAAGTAAAAGATCATAGTGAAGAAGTGAACAAGCACTTCTTTAACAAATTTTCAATTCGTTTAGTTCTCCGAATCTCAACTAGACTACAGTAAATTAAATACTGactgctaaaataaaataaatctggAGATAAATCACTATCTTCTTGATATGTTAATGAAAATTTTGGATTCTTtttaaagttttcaaatttaaccAGGTTTCCTATAGTTGCTCACATGCCTGTTTTGGTAGACAATTTATCATGTCAGACTATAATCACATGGTATGCTGTGCTATAAATGTTCAAGTAGGAATCAAGGACAAGTTTTGACCCAATGTCTGTCTGCTAAGTGGTTTTCCCTTCTACTGATACAAATAGGATGAGGAGCTTAACTTTATTGACTTCCagtattttctgtttttattttactctATATACGTAAAGAATTTCTTATCCTCATTCTCATGCTTTCCTTCTCCATTTCTTCAAACCTAGCAAACGTTTTGTTAACAGAGATCTTTAAAAGGAACACACAAGTATTATAGTAAGACTTAAAGGTTCATAAAACGATAAAGGCTCACAAGTGGAAGATTAATATGTATAGTCTTAAGAAAAAACAAGTTTAAGCCATCACATGCCatggaaaaacaaagaaaacaaattgagGGGGAGGTGAATAACACTTACCCTCCAAGGTGTGCTCAAAGATAAAGCATCATCTTGTTTAAGATCCTGAGAGACAATGGCAGAAAGTTCATCTGAGATCCATAATATCCACAAGTTGTAAGCTCTAATGCAAAGATCCCCAATGGTCTTATTCAGTTCTTCCAACTCATGGCTTGCACCTTCTCTCACACCAAGCAAAGCAGATACGGCAGATGAATTTTGTCTTTTAGAGCCAAGGCTTGTTTGTCTTCCTGGACTATCACAAATAGCAGAATCAGACCCAAATCGAGATTGTTTCACCAGTGTTGGTAATTTCCCAACTGCAGATGCATTCCCATTAGCCCAAAATCTGGGAGAACCAAGTATCAAGGGTATATGTTTAGAATGATTTTGGAATGCAAACAATAAACGTCCAATGAAAAGAGATTTTTCAACAGTAACAGCTGTTGGCACCTTGCCATTTTCTGTTGGGGCATATAAACTATCAAGCTCTTTCTTCAGTGTCATTAATATAGAAGACACACATTCATAACATTTACTTTGCAGATATGGTGCCAGATCCTTCAATCTTCGGGAAGCCTTTGGAGATTCTAAGAAACTTAAAAGATCCTCAAAGATGCTCTGAAAAGAAACATCAACTGCATCCCTGATTCGACTTACTTCAGGACCAAAATAGGCATTAAGACAATACTGAAATTCGCTCTCTTCAGGCTGGACTTTAAACCCAGAAGCAACTCCAGTTTTTCTGGCATTTGATTCTAGAAACCAAACACCACCAGCCGTAGAAGGTCTGTTCAAATACCCCTGAACATCTTCCAGCTTGGTACAAAAGTCACCTATAGCAGAAATTGAGTTCAGCACATCAACAGCACCTGTTAGCTCCCTAAATCTCAAGTCAATGATTGCTTTCATCCTGCCAACAAAAGCATCCTCAAATATCTCATCCCA
It includes:
- the LOC100788817 gene encoding conserved oligomeric Golgi complex subunit 1; this translates as MRVSSPDTAAPSLHADEHRIFTLGSRDAESLFRSKPIAEIRKTEAATRKQIEDKKEELRQLVGNRYRDLIDSADSIVLMKVSCNGISSNIAAVHGRIRSLSQSQSQSQTKLHSQSRAWTYGAACRVKYLVDTPENIWGCLDEGMFLEAASRYVRAKNVHHHLFVDSDDQKKKFLSNFAMLQHQWQIVESFRAQISQRSRDRLLERGLAISAYSDALAAVAVIDELEPKQVLSLFLESRKSWISQILGNAGPGDASSLVVSILCDVLGIIQVTVGQVGELFLQVLNDMPLFYKVILGSPPASQLFGGIPNPDEEVRLWKSFRDKLESIMVMLDKRYIADTCFAWLRGCVSKISGRNLIDVVGSGQDLACAEKSIRETMESKQVLQESLEWLKSVFGSEIELPWSRIRELVLEDDSDLWDEIFEDAFVGRMKAIIDLRFRELTGAVDVLNSISAIGDFCTKLEDVQGYLNRPSTAGGVWFLESNARKTGVASGFKVQPEESEFQYCLNAYFGPEVSRIRDAVDVSFQSIFEDLLSFLESPKASRRLKDLAPYLQSKCYECVSSILMTLKKELDSLYAPTENGKVPTAVTVEKSLFIGRLLFAFQNHSKHIPLILGSPRFWANGNASAVGKLPTLVKQSRFGSDSAICDSPGRQTSLGSKRQNSSAVSALLGVREGASHELEELNKTIGDLCIRAYNLWILWISDELSAIVSQDLKQDDALSLSTPWRGWEDIIVKQDQSDENQSDMKISLPSMPSLYIISFLFRACEEVHRVGGHVLDKKILHKLASRLLEKVTGIFEDFLSTAESGVHQVSEKGVLQVLLNFKFATDVLSGGDSNMVGELSSNPKAKLPGRRKQDQSLTTSAIRERSNQLLNRLSQKLDPIDWLTYEPYLWENERQSYLRHAVLFGFFVQLNRMYTDTVQKLPTNSESNILRCSTVPRFKYLPISAPALSSRGTKKAFTPSSSEISSRSSWNSITNGELSQKINLDDSSSLGVAAPLLKSFMQVGSRFGESTFKLGSILTDGQVGIFKDRSAAAMSSFGDILPAHAAGLLSSFTAPRSDS